A genomic region of Podarcis raffonei isolate rPodRaf1 chromosome 13, rPodRaf1.pri, whole genome shotgun sequence contains the following coding sequences:
- the LOC128400054 gene encoding olfactory receptor 14A16-like — protein sequence MMEMREMANHSTPTEFFLMGFSETRDLQSLHSAMFLFIYLTALVGNSLIITAVALDRHLHSPMYFFLINLSLFDVCSISTTVPKSIAISLTNNNMISFAGCVTQVFLVVTFVGGELALLTVMAYDRYVAICRPLQYTLIMNQDACIQLAAACWIGSLIHAVLETSFTFILNFCGTNMIGQYFCDIPQLQKISCSDTKVNQILILVLGFFLDSFFFTFIFTSYGYIFSAVLRIPSVQGRYKAFSTCTPHLTVFSLFIITAVFSYMRPKALSSPTVDLVSAVLYTVLPPVLNPIIYSLRNKDIQLAVWKIPRKLKQLVA from the coding sequence ATGATGGAAATGAGAGAAATGGCTAACCACTCTACTCCAACAGAGTTCTTTCTCATGGGGTTTTCTGAAACCCGTGATTTGCAGAGTTTGCATTCTGCAATGTTTCTCTTCATATACTTAACAGCTTTAGTGGGAAATTCTCTCATCATCACAGCTGTGGCCCTAGACCGCCACCTTCACAGCCCGATGTACTTCTTTTTGATCAACTTGTCATTGTTTGATGTGTGCTCCATCTCCACCACTGTGCCCAAATCCATCGCCATTTCATTGACAAACAACAACATGATTTCTTTTGCTGGATGTGTCACACAGGTCTTCTTAGTGGTCACATTTGTTGGTGGGGAGCTTGCCTTGCTCACTGTTATGGCATATGACCGTTATGTAGCAATCTGTCGTCCACTGCAATATACCTTAATCATGAATCAGGATGCCTGTATCCAATTGGCAGCTGCTTGCTGGATAGGCAGCCTGATCCATGCAGTACTGGAAACAAGTTTTACTTTCATACTAAATTTCTGTGGAACCAATATGATTGGGCAATATTTTTGTGACATTCCTCAATTGCAAAAGATTTCTTGCAGTGATACAAAAGTGAATCAAATTCTTATTCTTGTCCTTGGTTTTTTTCTGGACTCTTTCTTTTTTACCTTCATCTTTACTTCCTATGGCTACATATTTTCTGCTGTGCTGAGGATCCCATCTGTCCAAGGCAGATATAAAGCTTTTTCTACCTGTACTCCTCACCTGACTGTCTTTTCTTTATTCATCATCACAGCTGTGTTTTCATACATGAGACCAAAAGCACTTTCTTCCCCCACAGTGGACTTGGTTTCTGCTGTATTATATACAGTTTTACCACCGGTTCTGAATCCCATTATTTATAGCCTCAGGAACAAGGACATCCAACTGGCGGTCTGGAAAATACCCAGAAAATTAAAACAGCTTGTAGCATGA
- the LOC128400058 gene encoding olfactory receptor 14A16-like: MANQSTVTEFLLMGFSSDPEEQFFYFVIFLSIYLIALVGNFLIIVAVALNHKLHTPMYFFLVNLSLSDICYISTTIPKSIAASLLGYKKISFAGCVAQVFLVFTFGGSELAMLTIMAYDRYAAICHPLQYELIMNWDACIQMAAASWISNLIHSSLHTIITFRLDFCGSNIIGQYFCDIPQLLKISCTDTKVNQILIFAIGITVASFCGGFIFVSYGYIFSAVLRIPSVQGRYKVFSTCIPHLTVFSLFISTDLFSYMSPKALSSTTMDLLSAVLYTVLPPLLNPIIYSFRNKDIQEAVLKIPKRIRSLLA, from the coding sequence ATGGCCAACCAGTCTACAGTGACAGAATTTCTTCTGATGGGGTTTTCCAGTGACCCAGAAGAACAATTTTTTtactttgtgatatttctctccatttatttaATAGCCTTAGTGGGGAATTTTCTCATCATCGTTGCTGTTGCCCTAAACCACAAGCTACACACCCCTATGTACTTCTTTTTGGTCAACCTATCATTATCAGACATTTGCTACATCTCTACCACAATCCCCAAATCCATAGCTGCTTCTTTGTTGGGTTACAAAAAGATTTCTTTTGCTGGCTGTGTCGCACAGGTTTTCTTAGTTTTCACTTTTGGAGGTTCTGAGCTTGCCATGCTCACTATCATGGCTTATGATCGCTATGCTGCAATCTGCCATCCTCTACAGTATGAGCTAATCATGAACTGGGATGCCTGCATCCAAATGGCAGCTGCTTCCTGGATAAGTAACCTAATTCATTCATCATTACATACCATTATCACTTTCAGGCTAGATTTCTGTGGGTCCAATATTATTGGGCAGTATTTCTGTGATATCCCTCAGTTGCTAAAGATTTCTTGTACTGACACAAAGGTTAATCAAATTTTGATTTTTGCCATAGGGATTACAGTAGCTTCATTTTGTGGAGGGTTCATCTTTGTTTCCTATGGCTACATCTTCTCTGCAGTGTTGAGAATCCCTTCTGTTCAAGGTAGATATAAAGTTTTCTCTACCTGCATCCCCCACCTGACtgtcttttctttatttattagcACAGATTTGTTTTCATATATGAGTCCTAAAGCACTTTCTTCTACAACGATGGATTTGCTCTCTGCTGTATTGTATACGGTTTTGCCACCACTACTGAATCCCATTATTTATAGCTTTAGGAACAAAGACATCCAAGAGGCTGTACTGAAAATACCGAAAAGAATTAGAAGTCTCCTAGCATGA
- the LOC128400055 gene encoding olfactory receptor 14A16-like: MTEMREMANQSTPTEFLLMGFSETRDMQILHSAIFLFIYLTALLGNSLIITAVALDHHLHSPMYFFLTNLSLFDVCSISTTVPKSIAISLTNNNMISFAGCVTQVFLVVTFVGGELALLTVMAYDRYVAICRPLQYTLIMNRDACIQLAAACWIGSLIHAVLETSFTFILNFCGTNMIEQYFCDIPQLQKISCSDTKVNQILIFVFGFIPDSFFFTFIFTSYGYIFSAVLRIPSAQGRYKAFSTCTPHLTVFSLFITTGVFSYMRPKALSSPTVDLVAAVLYTVLPPVLNPIIYSLRNKDIQLAVWKIPRKLKHLIA, encoded by the coding sequence ATGACGGAAATGAGAGAAATGGCTAACCAATCTACTCCAACAGAGTTCCTTCTGATGGGTTTTTCCGAAACCCGTGATATGCAGATTTTGCATTCTGCAATATTTCTCTTCATTTACTTAACAGCCTTATTAGGAAATTCTCTCATCATCACAGCTGTGGCCCTAGACCACCACCTTCACAGCCCGATGTACTTCTTTTTAACCAACCTGTCATTGTTTGATGTTTGCTCCATCTCCACTACTGTGCCGAAATCCATCGCCATTTCATTGACAAACAACAACATGATTTCTTTTGCGGGATGTGTCACACAGGTCTTCTTAGTGGTCACATTTGTTGGTGGGGAGCTTGCCTTGCTCACTGTTATGGCTTATGACCGTTATGTAGCAATCTGCCGTCCACTACAATATACCTTAATCATGAATCGGGATGCCTGTATCCAATTGGCAGCTGCTTGCTGGATAGGCAGCCTGATCCATGCTGTACTGGAAACCAGTTTTACTTTCATACTAAATTTCTGTGGAACCAATATGATTGAGCAATATTTTTGTGACATTCCTCAATTGCAAAAGATTTCTTGTAGTGATACAAAAGTGAatcaaattcttatttttgtCTTTGGGTTTATTCCGGACTCTTTCTTTTTTACCTTCATCTTTACTTCCTATGGCTACATATTTTCTGCTGTGCTGAGGATCCCATCTGCCCAAGGCAGATATAAAGCTTTTTCTACCTGTACTCCTCACCTGACTGTCTTTTCTTTATTCATCACCACAGGTGTGTTTTCATACATGAGGCCAAAAGCACTTTCTTCCCCCACTGTGGACTTGGTTGCGGCTGTATTATATACAGTTTTGCCACCAGTTCTTAATCCCATAATTTATAGTCTCAGGAACAAGGACATCCAACTGGCGGTGTGGAAAATACCCAGAAAACTGAAACATCTCATTGCATGA